In one window of Schistosoma haematobium chromosome 5, whole genome shotgun sequence DNA:
- a CDS encoding hypothetical protein (EggNog:ENOG410VJXB): MEPAMEKLDIHSTPEAIEDYLERFEIWSMIKKDVKGEKIVAHFLTFIGREAYSLLKTLAYPEKPISLPYATLKELLLSHVKCTSFECRERAKFHKMIRQNDQKAREFILELQKQAAKCNFGDQLHVQLRDRLIAGINIPSLERGLLKMPNCSFQDARTACINYEAVNELDIQSMKISNTLLSRHDELQSQGQSNLRSFNSDSYSRVNMKGVSTRNYKPNHKGEMKFGKCLSCGKFHARNSCVTCVSVDLTSCAFLLIAKNDVSFHQPNDTRIKLK, translated from the coding sequence atggaacctgcaatggaaaagttggatattcattcaactcctgaagctattgaggattatttggaaaggttcgaaatttggagcatgatcaagaaagatgttaaaggtgagaaaattgtggcacattttctgacattcattgggagggaagcgtacagcttattaaaaactttggcatatccagaaaaacctatctcactcccttatgcaactcttaaagagctattattaagtcatgtaaaatgcaccagttttgaatgccgtgaaagggcgaagtttcataagatgattcgtcaaaatgaccaaaaggctcgggaattcatccttgaattacagaaacaagctgccaagtgtaatttcggtgatcaacttcatgtgcaactgagagatcgattaattgcaggaattaacataccgagtttggaaagagggctgttaaaaatgccaaactgttcctttcaagatgctagaactgcgtgtattaactacgaagcagtcaatgaacttgatatccagtcgatgaagatttctaatactttgcttagtcgtcatgatgaactacaatctcagggtcaatcaaacttgcgttcatttaacagtgattcctattctcgtgtaaatatgaaaggtgtttcaacgaggaattacaaaccaaatcacaaaggtgagatgaagtttggtaaatgtttatcatgtggaaagtttcatgctcgcaattcatGTGTTACATGTGTGAGTGTCGATCTTACCAGTTGTGCTTTCTTGTTAATTGCCAAGAATGATGTATCTTTTCATCAACCAAATGATACAAGAATTAAACTTAAGTAG